From one Acidibrevibacterium fodinaquatile genomic stretch:
- a CDS encoding enoyl-CoA hydratase encodes MSTLLHPTTTTETTPLLRRDENGVAFLTLNRPAARNALSIALMTALEAELAAIARDEAVKVVVIGGAGPAFCAGHDLREMRATPDRATYEALFSQCSRLMLAITHLPKPVIARVHGIATAAGCQLVATCDLAIATETARFATPGVNIGLFCSTPMVALTRAVSRKAAMAMLLTGEMIEAREALRIGLVNHVVPEAALDQAVAELAGKIAGKSPLTVAIGKEAFYRQAEMPLEAAYAYAAETMTRNMLARDAEEGIDAFLQKRTPVWQGC; translated from the coding sequence ATGAGCACGCTTTTGCATCCCACCACCACAACCGAAACCACGCCGCTGCTGCGCCGTGATGAAAACGGCGTCGCCTTCCTCACCTTGAACCGCCCCGCCGCGCGCAACGCCCTCTCGATCGCGCTGATGACCGCGCTGGAGGCCGAACTCGCCGCGATCGCGCGCGATGAGGCGGTAAAAGTGGTGGTGATCGGTGGCGCCGGGCCAGCTTTCTGCGCCGGCCACGATCTTCGCGAAATGCGCGCGACCCCCGACCGCGCCACCTATGAAGCGCTATTCTCGCAATGCTCGCGGCTGATGCTCGCGATCACCCATCTGCCGAAACCGGTGATCGCCCGCGTCCACGGCATCGCGACCGCCGCCGGCTGTCAGCTCGTCGCGACATGCGATCTCGCGATCGCAACCGAGACCGCGCGCTTTGCGACCCCCGGCGTCAATATCGGGCTATTTTGCTCGACACCGATGGTGGCGCTGACCCGCGCCGTCTCGCGCAAGGCGGCGATGGCGATGCTGCTCACCGGCGAGATGATCGAAGCCCGCGAAGCGCTCCGCATCGGGCTTGTCAATCACGTGGTGCCGGAGGCGGCGCTCGATCAGGCGGTCGCCGAACTCGCCGGCAAGATCGCTGGCAAAAGCCCGCTGACGGTCGCGATCGGCAAGGAAGCCTTCTATCGCCAGGCCGAGATGCCGCTCGAAGCCGCCTATGCCTACGCTGCCGAAACCATGACCCGGAACATGCTGGCACGCGACGCCGAGGAAGGGATCGACGCCTTTTTGCAAAAGCGCACGCCGGTCTGGCAGGGATGTTAA
- a CDS encoding AzlD family protein: MIETSNLIAILGMAFATLACRAGGYFLFRTLRPTPFLRAMLGYVPGALFVGYVAPALAAGGVKEWVGAAATLITVRLSGNVAIGIAAGTASAWLVWLAR; the protein is encoded by the coding sequence ATGATCGAGACCAGCAACCTCATCGCCATTCTGGGCATGGCGTTCGCGACGCTCGCCTGCCGGGCGGGCGGATATTTTCTGTTCCGCACCCTACGCCCCACGCCTTTCCTGCGCGCTATGCTCGGCTACGTGCCGGGGGCGCTGTTCGTCGGCTATGTCGCGCCGGCACTCGCGGCGGGCGGGGTCAAGGAATGGGTGGGGGCGGCGGCGACGCTGATCACCGTTCGGCTTTCGGGCAATGTCGCGATCGGCATTGCCGCCGGCACGGCGAGCGCCTGGCTGGTCTGGCTCGCGCGGTGA
- a CDS encoding AzlC family ABC transporter permease: MTTASFTAAGFARGARRSLALALGLAPFGLVVGVLAAGKGLSLAEIGLMSGLVFAGASQILALDLWTHPAPVLAVSFAAFAVNLRMALMGPALTPWLERLSGWRLWGNLFLLVDHGFALAIAEGRKGERDGGFLFGAGFALWCAWLACSLAGHLLGATLHPPRGHPLFFAALAAFISLLVPLWRGRHDALPWLAAAIVALPVAHFAPRGAWHVVAAALAGGLVGAFRERQRARS; encoded by the coding sequence ATGACCACCGCGAGCTTCACCGCCGCAGGCTTCGCGCGCGGCGCCCGGCGCAGCCTCGCGCTCGCGTTGGGGCTCGCGCCGTTCGGGCTCGTCGTCGGTGTGCTGGCCGCCGGCAAGGGGCTTTCACTGGCCGAAATCGGGCTGATGAGTGGTTTGGTTTTCGCCGGCGCGAGCCAGATTCTCGCGCTCGATCTCTGGACCCATCCGGCGCCGGTGCTTGCCGTGAGTTTTGCCGCGTTCGCCGTCAATCTCCGCATGGCGCTGATGGGGCCGGCGCTCACGCCGTGGCTCGAGCGGCTTTCGGGCTGGCGGCTTTGGGGCAATCTCTTTCTCCTCGTCGATCACGGCTTCGCGCTCGCCATCGCCGAGGGCCGCAAGGGCGAGCGCGATGGCGGCTTTCTGTTCGGCGCCGGTTTCGCGCTCTGGTGCGCCTGGCTCGCATGCAGCCTCGCCGGGCACCTTCTCGGCGCCACACTCCACCCACCGCGCGGCCATCCCCTGTTCTTCGCCGCGCTCGCCGCCTTCATCAGCCTCCTGGTGCCGCTCTGGCGCGGCCGCCATGATGCCCTGCCCTGGCTCGCCGCCGCTATCGTTGCACTCCCAGTCGCGCATTTTGCGCCGCGCGGCGCTTGGCACGTGGTCGCCGCAGCGCTCGCCGGCGGCCTGGTCGGCGCCTTTCGCGAACGCCAGCGCGCCCGGTCATGA
- the typA gene encoding translational GTPase TypA produces the protein MTLRNIAIIAHVDHGKTTLVDQLLRQSGAFRDNQHVAERALDRNDLERERGITILAKVASVVWRETRINLVDTPGHADFGGEVERILNMVDGALVLVDAAEGVLPQTKFVVGKALARGLRPIVVVNKVDRADARPDEVHDEVFDLFAALGADEDQLDFPMLYASGRQGWADATLDGPRTDLSALFDLVLRHVPAPKVETEAPFAMVAAILEYDNFLGRVLTGRIEQGRARLNMPLKVLRADGSVVETGRLTKLLTFRGLERVAADEAVAGDIVAIAGLAEATVPETIGAPDLAAALPASPIDPPTLAMTFRINDGPLAGREGSKVTSRQIRDRLYREAEGNVAIRISDSAETEAFEVAGRGELQLGVLIETMRREGFELAIGRPRVLTRTNPETGEREEPLEEVVVDVDEPYAGVVVEKLGRRKGELVEMRPSGGGKTRLVFSIPSRGLIGYHGEFLTDTRGSGVMNRLFAGYTPWRGVIEGRRNGALISNADGVAVHYALFYLQERGTLFIGPGEKVYVGMILGEHSRENDLEVNPIKEKKLTNIRAAGKDDAMLLIPPRRMSLEQAIAYVEDDELVEVTPGAIRLRKRHLDPHDRKRAERRTEAA, from the coding sequence ATGACCCTACGCAATATCGCTATCATTGCCCATGTCGACCATGGCAAGACCACCCTGGTCGACCAGCTTCTGCGCCAATCCGGCGCGTTTCGCGACAATCAGCACGTCGCCGAGCGGGCGCTCGACCGCAACGATTTGGAGCGCGAGCGCGGCATCACCATCCTTGCCAAGGTCGCGAGCGTGGTCTGGCGCGAGACCCGCATCAATCTCGTCGATACCCCCGGCCACGCCGATTTCGGCGGCGAGGTCGAACGTATCCTAAACATGGTCGATGGCGCGCTGGTGCTGGTCGATGCCGCCGAGGGCGTGCTGCCGCAGACCAAGTTCGTCGTCGGCAAGGCCTTGGCGCGCGGGCTGCGCCCTATCGTCGTGGTCAACAAGGTCGATCGCGCCGATGCCCGCCCCGACGAGGTGCATGACGAGGTGTTCGATCTCTTCGCAGCCCTCGGCGCCGATGAAGATCAGCTCGATTTTCCCATGCTTTACGCCTCCGGCCGGCAAGGCTGGGCGGATGCGACGCTGGACGGGCCGCGCACCGATCTCTCGGCGCTATTTGACCTTGTCCTCCGCCATGTGCCCGCCCCGAAGGTCGAGACCGAGGCACCGTTCGCCATGGTCGCCGCGATCCTGGAATACGACAATTTCCTTGGCCGCGTGCTGACCGGGCGGATCGAGCAGGGACGGGCGCGCCTCAACATGCCGCTCAAGGTGCTGCGCGCCGATGGCAGCGTCGTCGAAACCGGGCGGCTCACCAAGCTGCTCACGTTTCGCGGGCTGGAACGGGTGGCGGCGGACGAAGCCGTTGCCGGCGACATCGTCGCCATCGCGGGGCTCGCCGAGGCAACCGTGCCGGAGACCATCGGGGCGCCGGATCTTGCCGCCGCCCTGCCCGCGAGCCCGATCGACCCGCCGACGCTGGCGATGACCTTCCGCATCAATGACGGTCCGCTCGCCGGGCGTGAGGGCAGCAAGGTCACCTCGCGCCAGATCCGCGACCGCCTCTACCGCGAAGCAGAGGGCAATGTCGCGATCCGTATCAGCGACAGCGCCGAGACCGAGGCGTTCGAGGTCGCCGGGCGTGGCGAATTGCAGCTCGGCGTCCTGATCGAAACCATGCGCCGCGAAGGGTTCGAGCTTGCCATCGGCCGCCCGCGCGTGCTGACGCGCACCAATCCCGAAACCGGCGAACGCGAGGAGCCGCTCGAGGAAGTGGTGGTCGATGTCGATGAGCCCTATGCCGGTGTTGTCGTCGAGAAACTCGGCCGCCGCAAGGGCGAGCTGGTCGAGATGCGGCCCTCGGGTGGCGGCAAGACCAGGCTGGTATTCTCCATCCCGTCGCGCGGGCTGATTGGCTATCATGGCGAGTTTCTCACCGATACCCGTGGCTCGGGGGTGATGAACCGGCTCTTTGCCGGCTATACGCCCTGGCGCGGGGTGATCGAGGGGCGGCGGAACGGCGCTCTGATCTCCAACGCCGATGGCGTCGCCGTGCATTATGCGCTGTTTTACCTCCAGGAGCGTGGCACGCTCTTCATCGGCCCGGGCGAGAAGGTCTATGTCGGGATGATCCTCGGCGAGCATTCCCGCGAGAACGATCTCGAGGTCAATCCGATCAAGGAAAAGAAGCTCACCAATATCCGCGCCGCCGGCAAGGACGACGCCATGCTGCTGATCCCGCCGCGGCGGATGTCGCTCGAACAGGCGATCGCCTATGTCGAGGACGACGAATTGGTGGAAGTGACGCCAGGCGCGATTCGGCTGCGCAAGCGCCATCTCGACCCGCATGACAGAAAGCGCGCCGAACGGCGGACCGAAGCGGCGTAA
- the aceA gene encoding isocitrate lyase yields the protein MSSPAGHDPERFAGITRDYSAEDVARLSGSFRVRHTLAEMGAQRLWHLLKTEPFVPTLGALTGNQAMQQVKAGLKAIYLSGWQVAADANLAGEMYPDQSLYPVNSVPSVVKRINGALRRADQIARSEGDVSTYWMAPIVADAEAGFGGALNAFELMKAMIEAGAAGVHFEDQLASEKKCGHLGGKVLVPISQHIRTLNAARLAADVEGVPTVLLCRTDSHAAQLLTTDVDERDRPFLTGERTAEGFFRIRPGLGVEYAIARSLAYAPYADLLWWETSEPNLEEAERFANAIHKRFPGKMLAYNCSPSFNWQKKLSPEKIAGFQAAIASMGYKFQFVTLAGFHSLNHSMFQLARGYKERGMAAYSELQQAEFAAESEGYTATRHQREVGTSYFDAVALAISAGKASTTAMAGSTETAQFHDHAETAAEHDQYDHGIDHAHDWARNAAIANA from the coding sequence ATGTCCAGCCCGGCCGGGCATGACCCGGAACGTTTCGCCGGCATCACGCGCGATTATAGCGCAGAAGACGTCGCGCGCCTCTCGGGCAGCTTCCGCGTCCGCCACACGCTCGCCGAAATGGGCGCGCAGCGGCTTTGGCATCTGCTCAAGACCGAGCCCTTCGTTCCCACCCTCGGCGCGCTCACCGGCAATCAGGCGATGCAGCAGGTGAAAGCGGGGCTGAAAGCGATCTATCTCTCCGGCTGGCAGGTGGCGGCGGATGCCAATCTCGCTGGCGAGATGTATCCCGATCAATCACTCTATCCGGTGAATTCGGTGCCGTCGGTGGTCAAGCGCATCAATGGCGCCCTCCGCCGCGCCGATCAGATCGCGCGGAGCGAGGGCGATGTCTCGACCTATTGGATGGCGCCGATCGTCGCCGACGCCGAGGCCGGGTTCGGTGGCGCGCTCAATGCCTTCGAGCTGATGAAGGCGATGATCGAGGCCGGCGCGGCGGGCGTGCATTTCGAGGACCAATTGGCCTCGGAAAAGAAATGCGGCCATCTTGGCGGCAAGGTTCTGGTGCCGATCAGCCAGCATATCCGCACCCTCAATGCCGCCCGCCTCGCCGCCGACGTCGAGGGCGTGCCGACCGTGCTGCTCTGCCGTACCGACAGCCACGCCGCGCAATTGTTGACCACCGATGTCGACGAGCGCGACCGGCCATTCCTCACCGGCGAGCGCACCGCCGAAGGGTTTTTCCGCATCCGCCCCGGTCTTGGCGTCGAATATGCGATCGCTCGCTCGCTCGCCTATGCGCCATACGCCGATCTTTTGTGGTGGGAGACCAGCGAGCCCAATCTCGAGGAAGCCGAGCGCTTCGCCAATGCCATCCACAAGCGCTTCCCGGGCAAGATGCTGGCCTATAATTGCTCGCCGAGCTTCAACTGGCAGAAAAAGCTCTCGCCGGAAAAGATCGCCGGTTTCCAGGCGGCGATCGCGAGCATGGGCTACAAATTCCAGTTCGTGACGCTGGCGGGTTTCCACAGCCTGAACCATTCGATGTTCCAACTCGCGCGCGGCTACAAGGAACGCGGCATGGCGGCCTATTCAGAGCTGCAGCAGGCGGAATTCGCGGCCGAAAGCGAGGGCTACACCGCAACCCGTCATCAGCGCGAGGTCGGCACCAGCTATTTCGACGCCGTCGCGCTGGCGATCTCGGCGGGCAAAGCCTCGACGACGGCGATGGCCGGCAGCACCGAGACGGCGCAGTTCCACGACCACGCCGAAACCGCTGCCGAGCACGATCAATACGACCACGGTATCGATCACGCCCATGACTGGGCGCGCAACGCCGCGATCGCCAACGCCTGA
- a CDS encoding helix-turn-helix domain-containing protein has translation MTGPLIGRTIRRLRQEHGLTQQALAARLGISASYLNLIEHDQRSVTAGLLLKLAEIFRIELAELSGAQERQLEVGLREVFADPLLGAETIAEAEIETLAASAPNAARAVLALYRAWRVAREDASGIALPSGRRILLPNEEARDVFDDHANYFPALETAAEAIAGELDAAPAERNHAIAERLRRHHGIAVVVRALEGLRAYDAEARRLTLSESLPRESRGFHMAFQLALLEAADAVETVLAEVKPSTPEAVALIRIGLLNYTAGALLMPYLPYREAAAALRHDMEALAARFGVSFEQACQRLSTLQRPGARGVPFFFLRVDPAGNVSKRFSAAGFPFARYGGSCPRWVVHTAFASPGVVRVQVAELPDGTRFLCFARTVTGVAARWGEPPPVHVVAMGSPLTYAADIVYAEGLDLERAAVGIGLSCRLCERPDCRSRAFPPLEHRLAFDPLRRGASPYPFEAKR, from the coding sequence ATGACCGGACCGCTGATCGGCCGCACCATCCGGCGCCTCCGCCAGGAGCACGGGCTGACGCAGCAAGCGCTCGCCGCCCGGCTCGGCATTTCGGCGAGCTATCTCAACCTCATCGAACATGACCAGCGCAGCGTCACCGCCGGTCTGTTGCTCAAGCTCGCGGAGATTTTCCGGATTGAACTCGCTGAACTCTCTGGCGCCCAGGAACGGCAATTGGAGGTCGGGCTGCGCGAGGTCTTCGCCGACCCGTTGCTGGGCGCCGAGACCATTGCCGAGGCCGAGATCGAAACCCTGGCGGCGAGCGCCCCCAACGCCGCCCGCGCGGTGCTCGCGCTCTATCGCGCCTGGCGGGTCGCGCGCGAGGATGCGAGCGGCATCGCGCTGCCCTCGGGGCGGCGGATCCTGCTGCCCAACGAGGAAGCGCGGGACGTGTTCGATGACCATGCCAATTATTTTCCGGCGCTCGAGACCGCGGCCGAAGCGATCGCCGGCGAACTCGACGCCGCGCCCGCCGAGCGCAACCATGCCATCGCCGAGCGTCTGCGCCGCCATCATGGCATCGCCGTCGTGGTCAGGGCGCTCGAGGGTTTGCGCGCTTATGACGCCGAGGCACGGCGGCTCACCCTCTCGGAATCGCTGCCACGCGAAAGCCGCGGCTTTCACATGGCGTTTCAGCTAGCCCTTCTGGAAGCAGCCGACGCGGTCGAAACGGTGCTAGCCGAGGTCAAGCCCTCGACACCGGAGGCGGTCGCGCTCATCCGGATCGGGCTTTTGAATTACACCGCCGGGGCGCTTCTGATGCCCTACCTGCCCTATCGCGAGGCCGCCGCCGCGCTGCGCCACGACATGGAGGCGCTGGCGGCGCGCTTTGGCGTCTCGTTCGAGCAGGCCTGCCAGCGGCTTTCCACGCTGCAGCGCCCGGGCGCCCGTGGCGTGCCGTTTTTCTTCCTCCGCGTCGATCCCGCTGGCAATGTCTCCAAGCGGTTTTCCGCCGCCGGCTTTCCCTTCGCGCGCTATGGCGGCTCCTGTCCGCGCTGGGTGGTGCATACCGCCTTCGCGAGCCCCGGCGTGGTTCGGGTGCAGGTCGCGGAACTGCCCGATGGCACGCGCTTTCTGTGCTTTGCCCGCACCGTCACCGGCGTTGCCGCGCGCTGGGGCGAGCCGCCGCCGGTGCACGTCGTCGCCATGGGCAGCCCGCTCACCTATGCCGCCGATATCGTCTATGCCGAAGGGCTCGATCTCGAACGCGCCGCGGTCGGCATCGGGCTCTCCTGCCGGCTCTGCGAACGCCCAGATTGCCGCTCGCGCGCTTTCCCGCCGCTCGAACACCGGCTCGCTTTCGACCCGCTGCGCCGCGGCGCAAGCCCCTATCCGTTCGAGGCGAAGCGCTAG
- a CDS encoding RecX family transcriptional regulator, protein MNETPDTPALSEAALHEAALAHLARYGATEAGLLRVLERRILRWRRAATGDAETLDRAAAAARLAARRIVAQLAAAGGVDDAAFAHARAARLNRSGRSRRAIAAHLAAHGVAPEIAAASLPETAESELAAALILARRRRLGPFRTVPETAPGRELAALARAGFSRVIAEQALAMSPDAALALVLRVRRGDA, encoded by the coding sequence GTGAACGAAACACCCGACACGCCGGCGCTCAGCGAGGCGGCGCTGCATGAGGCGGCGCTCGCCCATCTCGCCCGCTATGGGGCAACCGAGGCCGGGCTTTTGCGCGTGCTCGAGCGGCGCATTCTGCGCTGGCGGCGCGCTGCCACGGGGGATGCCGAAACCTTGGACAGAGCGGCGGCGGCGGCGCGGCTGGCCGCGCGGCGTATCGTCGCGCAGCTCGCCGCGGCGGGCGGCGTCGATGATGCTGCCTTCGCGCATGCCCGCGCCGCCCGCCTTAATCGTTCCGGGCGGTCGCGCCGGGCGATCGCCGCCCATCTCGCAGCGCACGGGGTTGCCCCCGAAATTGCTGCAGCAAGCCTCCCCGAGACCGCCGAGAGCGAACTCGCCGCCGCCCTGATTCTCGCCCGCCGCCGCCGCCTCGGCCCCTTTCGCACCGTTCCCGAAACCGCGCCGGGGCGCGAACTCGCGGCACTGGCGCGGGCGGGTTTTTCGCGAGTCATCGCCGAGCAGGCGCTGGCCATGAGCCCAGACGCGGCGCTCGCCCTGGTGTTGCGCGTCCGGCGCGGCGACGCATGA
- a CDS encoding amidohydrolase family protein: protein MPPPTMPTERPLCPPPKPPSAPRARAPSGATDCHFHIFGPYDRFPLSPGRSYDAPEAGIEAYRAMAGVLGLSRQIVVQASIFGTDNACTLDAVAAFGRANARAIAVIDDAVTAPELAKLEAGGVVGVRFNAVSGNGTPLDQIEALAARIAPLGWHLQLYVDGAALIALAPRLSALPVPVVLDHMGGIRAAAGTEDPAFQALRRLLDTGRAWVKLCGYRSSSGPPYADLLAPARALIAHAPERCLWGTDWPHPHLEGRAMPDDGVLLDLLYDWAGTDAAVRRILVDNPAILYGFDR from the coding sequence ATGCCGCCCCCAACCATGCCGACTGAGCGCCCGCTCTGCCCGCCGCCCAAGCCACCCTCGGCGCCGCGCGCGCGGGCGCCTTCGGGTGCGACCGACTGCCATTTCCATATCTTCGGCCCCTATGATCGTTTCCCGCTCAGCCCCGGGCGCAGCTATGACGCGCCGGAAGCGGGCATCGAAGCCTATCGCGCCATGGCCGGGGTGCTCGGGCTTTCGCGCCAGATCGTCGTGCAGGCAAGCATTTTCGGCACCGATAATGCCTGCACGCTGGATGCCGTCGCCGCGTTCGGCCGGGCAAACGCACGCGCGATCGCGGTGATCGATGACGCCGTCACGGCGCCGGAACTCGCGAAACTCGAAGCCGGCGGCGTCGTCGGTGTTCGGTTCAACGCCGTCAGCGGCAACGGCACGCCGCTCGACCAAATCGAGGCGCTCGCCGCCCGGATCGCGCCGCTCGGCTGGCATCTGCAGCTCTATGTCGACGGCGCGGCGCTGATCGCACTCGCGCCCCGGCTTTCGGCGCTTCCGGTGCCGGTGGTGCTCGATCACATGGGCGGGATACGGGCCGCCGCCGGGACCGAGGATCCGGCGTTTCAGGCGCTGCGGCGCCTCCTCGATACCGGCCGCGCCTGGGTCAAACTCTGCGGCTATCGGAGTTCCTCAGGGCCGCCTTACGCCGACCTCCTGGCGCCGGCGCGCGCGCTCATCGCGCACGCGCCCGAGCGCTGCCTCTGGGGCACCGATTGGCCGCATCCCCATCTCGAAGGCCGCGCCATGCCCGATGACGGCGTTCTCCTCGACCTTCTTTACGACTGGGCCGGGACAGATGCCGCGGTTCGGCGTATCCTCGTCGATAACCCCGCCATTTTGTATGGATTTGACCGATGA